A single Glycine soja cultivar W05 chromosome 14, ASM419377v2, whole genome shotgun sequence DNA region contains:
- the LOC114384555 gene encoding HVA22-like protein f — protein MGVLGTMARHLDTIIGPGVMLLYPLYASMRAIESPSTLDDQQWLTYWVLYSFMTLFELSTHKILAWFPIWGYLKLMFCVWLVLPMFNGAAYIYENYVRQYIKNIGTSNYSDEYKKVLHMMTFDARKAVERYNDRYGPDAFDRVVRAAEKEAKKR, from the exons ATGGGTGTCCTTGGAACAATGGCAAGACATTTGGACACAATAATAGG GCCTGGAGTGATGCTTCTTTATCCTCT ATACGCATCAATGAGAGCAATTGAAAGTCCTTCAACCTTGGATGATCAACAGTGGCTAACGTATTGGGTTTTATACTCCTTCATGACCCTCTTTGAGCTTTCCACTCATAAGATCCTTGCTTG gTTTCCCATTTGGGGATACCTGAAGCTTATGTTTTGCGTCTGGTTGGTACTTCCAATGTTCAATGGAGCGGCTTACATATATGAGAATTATGTGAGGCAATACATAAAGAATATTGGAACTTCCAATTATTCTGATGAGTACAAGAAGGTCCTTCACATGATGACCTTCGATGCAAGGAAAGCAGTTGAACGCTATAACGATAGATATGGCCCTGATGCCTTTGATAGAGTAGTCAGAGCG GCTGAAAAAGAAGCAAAGAAGCGATGA